The following proteins are encoded in a genomic region of Arachis stenosperma cultivar V10309 chromosome 4, arast.V10309.gnm1.PFL2, whole genome shotgun sequence:
- the LOC130976275 gene encoding ent-kaurene oxidase-like, with product MQMDTLILIQAQPFASLVVAAVSLLLFLYLINRNRTPAAASLVVGLASSLPKVTVVPGLPIVGNLLQLKDKKPYKTFAQFAQKYGPIYSIRTGASTIIVLNSAHLAKEAMITRYSSISSRKLSNALTILTSNKCMVAISDYNDFHKMVKKLILANVLGPNAQKRHRLHREEMVENMSRQLNEHVKNSSDSPVNFRDIFSSQLFGLAMKQGVGSDVESIYVDDFGNKISRKDMYQILVVDIMEGAIEVDWRDFFPYLRWIPNRSMETKIQRMCFRRKAVMKALINEQKKRIASGKKVNCYIDYLLTEAKELTEDQIMMLLWETIIETSDTTLVTSEWAMYELAKDKTRQDRLYSEIQDACGNERVTEDHLAKLPYLAAVFHETLRKHSPAPIVPLRHVDEDTQIGGYHIPAGSEIAINIYGCNMDEEVWENPEQWMPERFLDDEKYESMDLYKTMAFGAGKRVCAGALQANLIACSSIGRLVQEFEWELAQGEEENVDTVGLTTHRMHPLLVKIKPRSK from the exons ATGCAAATGGACACCCTGATCCTTATTCAGGCACAACCCTTTGCCTCACTTGTGGTAGCTGCCGTCTCGCTTCTCCTCTTTCTTTACCTAATAAACCGTAACCGCACCCCGGCAGCTGCCTCACTTGTGGTTGGTCTTGCTTCTTCTCTTCCTAAAGTAACAG TGGTTCCGGGTTTACCAATTGTTGGGAATTTGCTGCAATTGAAGGATAAGAAGCCGTACAAGACATTCGCACAGTTTGCCCAAAAATATGGTCCCATATACTCCATCAGGACCGGtgcttccaccattattgttctCAACTCTGCCCATCTTGCCAAGGAG GCCATGATTACCAGATATTCATCGATTTCATCAAGGAAGCTGTCAAATGCATTAACAATTCTGACTTCCAATAAATGTATGGTTGCTATAAGTGACTACAATGACTTTCACAAAATGGTCAAAAAACTTATTCTTGCAAATGTTCTCGGACCCAATGCACAG AAGCGGCATCGTCTCCACAGAGAAGAAATGGTGGAAAACATGTCGAGGCAGCTTAATGAACATGTGAAGAACTCCTCTGATTCCCCGGttaattttagggatatatttTCTTCTCAACTTTTTGGATTGGCAATGAAGCAA GGTGTAGGAAGTGATGTGGAATCCATTTATGTGGATGATTTTGGAAATAAAATATCAAGGAAGGACATGTATCAAATTCTAGTGGTTGACATAATGGAGGGTGCAATTGAGGTTGATTGGCGAGATTTCTTCCCATACTTGAGATGGATTCCAAATAGGAGcatggagacaaaaattcagAGAATGTGCTTCCGCAGGAAAGCAGTTATGAAAGCATTAATCAATGAGCAGAAGAAGAGAATTGCTTCGGGAAAG AAAGTGAATTGTTACATTGACTACCTGTTAACGGAAGCGAAGGAGCTAACCGAAGACCAAATTATGATGCTTCTTTGGGAGACCATCATAGAGACTTCGGATACTACATTAGTTACCTCCGAATGGGCTATGTATGAACTTGCTAAAGACAAAACACGTCAG GATCGACTGTATTCGGAGATCCAAGATGCATGCGGGAATGAGAGAGTAACAGAAGACCATTTGGCTAAGCTGCCATATTTAGCGGCTGTATTCCATGAAACTTTGAGGAAGCACAGTCCAGCTCCCATTGTCCCACTAAGGCATGTTGATGAAGATACTCAAATAGGAGGATATCACATTCCGGCTGGGAGCGAG ATTGCTATAAACATATACGGGTGTAACATGGACGAGGAAGTGTGGGAAAATCCGGAGCAGTGGATGCCGGAGAGGTTTCTGGATGATGAGAAGTATGAGAGCATGGATCTGTACAAGACAATGGCATTTGGGGCGGGGAAGAGGGTGTGCGCAGGGGCTCTGCAGGCGAATCTGATAGCATGCTCGTCAATTGGGAGACTGGTTCAGGAATTTGAATGGGAGCTGGCTCAAGGCGAGGAGGAGAATGTTGACACAGTCGGCCTTACCACCCACAGGATGCATCCCCTCCTTGTCAAAATCAAGCCAAGAAGCAAATAA
- the LOC130974617 gene encoding uncharacterized protein LOC130974617: MSDRVLLKVYYFGQILLQTSEGVTFVCENPLDLVIPFTISFEELKGVICERIDSERARRISCILYRNPIQVFGGFVQFQTKYVTDEVSMQDMFSMYIENRRQVSFIELYVEFEQSEADRNILREDYNSDSEDEFESNYEVVGPDGDEVPGDGGMAPDVSDVATALAHDVPFEEPSFMRVLDLEAMHVPEFPDYINTEISVVADGEFVVGMEFSSRDAVVKAIKEYTIRRSVDYRVYESEPLTFYAKCIQYGSGCDWLIRVSMISRKYCWVVRRYNGSHTCTRATISQDHSKLDSTTIAEAIKPLVEADPALKVKSVISEVQSKFNYTVSYRKAWLAKQKAVEKIFGGWEASYEALPIWFEAMCHKEPSAVVHFETMPAYQGDDLVTDIRVLHRVFWSYYPCIRAFRHCKPVVQVDGTHLYGKYKGCLLVAVSQDGNNNIVPIAFAIVEGETSDAWHFFLSNLRQHVVTRDGVGLISDRHESINAAVERSNGAWSPPRAFHMFCIRHIESNFLRKFKAPYLQKLVVNIGYSRTVREFEVRYQRLRERGEAYTDWLNRIPREQYALAFDGGYRWGHMTTNLVECINSVLKGARNLPVTALVKATFYRLNELFTRKRAEAEARINAGHVFSDVVTSKLHANRLASGNIQVSCFDRQNEVFEVREMPSGMEFAVDLRGLRCDCDGPSSAGVPSKV; the protein is encoded by the exons ATGAGTGATAGAGTGTTATTGAAGGTGTATTATTTTGGTCAGATTTTGTTACAAACATCTGAAGGAGTAACATTTGTTTGTGAGAATCCATTAGATCTGGTGATTCCTTTTACAATCTCATTTGAAGAGTTAAAGGGTGTGATATGTGAAAGGATTGATTCTGAGAGGGCAAGAAGGATATCATGTATTCTATACAGAAATCCTATACAAGTGTTTGGTGGATTTGTCCAGTTTCAAACGAAATATGTAACGGACGAAGTGAGCATGCAAGATATGTTTTCCATGTATATTGAAAATCGGAGACAAGTATCGTTCATCGAGTTGTATGTGGAGTTTGAGCAATCTGAGGCCGACCGTAATATTCTACGGGAGGATTACAATAGTGACAGCGAGGATGAGTTCGAAAGCAACTACGAAGTTGTTGGTCCAGATGGAGATGAGGTTCCAGGTGACGGAGGTATGGCTCCGGATGTGTCTGATGTCGCAACTGCTCTGGCACACGATGTGCCGTTTGAGGAGCCATCATTCATGCGAGTTTTGGATTTGGAAGCCATGCATGTTCCGGAGTTTCCGGATTATATCAATACTG AAATTTCTGTTGTCGCAGATGGTGAATTTGTCGTTGGGATGGAATTCAGTTCGAGGGATGCTGTTGTTAAGGCGATAAAAGAGTATACTATACGAAGAAGCGTAGATTATCGGGTGTATGAGTCTGAGCCGTTGACATTTTATGCGAAGTGTATACAGTATGGGTCAGGATGTGATTGGCTTATCCGGGTTAGCATGATCAGCCGGAAGTACTGTTGGGTTGTAAGGAGGTATAATGGCAGTCACACATGTACCAGAGCAACAATTTCTCAGGATCATTCTAAGCTGGACTCAACAACGATTGCAGAAGCAATTAAGCCGTTGGTTGAGGCTGACCCCGCCTTAAAGGTAAAATCGGTTATCTCTGAGGTGCAATCGAAGTTCAACTACACTGTTAGCTATCGGAAAGCATGGTTGGCTAAGCAAAAGGCAGtggaaaaaatatttggaggcTGGGAGGCATCGTATGAAGCGTTGCCTATATGGTTTGAGGCCATGTGTCACAAGGAGCCGTCAGCTGTTGTTCATTTTGAGACTATGCCTGCATATCAAGGTGATGACTTGGTGACTGATATTCGGGTATTGCATCGTGTATTTTGGAGTTATTACCCCTGCATtcgagctttcagacattgtaAGCCAGTTGTCCAGGTCGATGGGACCCACTTGTATGGAAAGTACAAGGGTTGTCTACTAGTGGCAGTGTCACAGGATGGCAACAACAATATCGTCCCAATTGCGTTTGCAATTGTGGAGGGAGAGACTTCAGATGCGTGGCACTTTTTTCTAAGTAACCTTCGTCAGCACGTTGTCACTCGGGATGGTGTGGGGCTTATATCCGACCGTCATGAATCCATAAATGCAGCTGTGGAAAGGAGTAATGGGGCTTGGTCACCTCCGAGAGCCTTTCATATGTTTTGCATCAGGCATATAGAGTCCAATTTTTTGAGAAAATTCAAGGCGCCGTACTTGCAGAAACTTGTCGTCAACATAG GATATTCGAGGACGGTGCGTGAGTTCGAGGTGCGTTACCAACGTTTACGAGAACGGGGCGAGGCATACACTGACTGGTTAAACCGAATCCCCCGGGAACAGTACGCGTTGGCTTTTGATGGTGGATATAGATGGGGTCATATGACGACAAATCTAGTGGAGTGCATAAACTCAGTATTGAAGGGTGCACGCAATCTCCCCGTGACAGCCCTTGTGAAGGCAACATTCTACAGGCTGAACGAGTTGTTTACCCGGAAAAGAGCGGAAGCGGAAGCCCGGATTAATGCTGGCCATGTGTTTTCCGATGTCGTTACCTCAAAGTTGCATGCAAACCGACTAGCGTCAGGAAACATTCAGGTTAGCTGCTTTGACCGGCAGAACGAGGTCTTTGAGGTGCGTGAGATGCCAAGTGGAATGGAGTTTGCAGTGGACCTACGTGGGCTACGATGTGACTGTG ATGGACCAAGTTCGGCGGGTGTACCGAGCAAGGTTTAG